One window of Pseudomonas urmiensis genomic DNA carries:
- the rimP gene encoding ribosome maturation factor RimP — MSSKLEQLQALLAPVVEGLGYQCWGIEFISQGKHSVLRIYIDKEGGILVDDCEAVSRQASAILDVEDPITSEYTLEVSSPGMDRPLFTLEQFASHAGEQVKIKLRSPFEGRRNFQGLLRGVEEQDVVVQVDDQEFLLPIDSIDKANIIPSFD; from the coding sequence GTGTCGAGCAAGCTAGAACAGTTGCAGGCCTTGTTGGCCCCGGTTGTCGAGGGTCTGGGCTATCAGTGCTGGGGGATCGAGTTCATCTCCCAGGGCAAGCATTCGGTGCTGCGTATCTACATCGACAAGGAAGGCGGAATCCTGGTGGACGACTGCGAAGCAGTCAGCCGACAGGCCAGCGCGATCCTCGATGTGGAAGATCCGATTACTTCCGAATACACCCTTGAAGTGTCCTCTCCTGGCATGGATCGCCCGCTGTTCACGCTTGAACAGTTTGCCTCGCATGCCGGCGAGCAAGTGAAGATCAAGCTGCGTTCACCCTTCGAGGGTCGTCGTAACTTCCAGGGCCTTCTCCGCGGCGTGGAGGAGCAGGATGTGGTCGTCCAGGTAGACGATCAAGAGTTCCTGTTGCCGATCGACTCGATCGACAAGGCCAATATTATTCCCAGTTTTGACTGA
- the tpiA gene encoding triose-phosphate isomerase, translated as MRRPMVAGNWKMHGTRASVAELTQGLSNLSLPSGVEVAVFPPALFISHVIDGLAGKGIIVGAQNSAVQSEQGALTGEVAPSQLAEVGCKLVLVGHSERRQIIGESDEVLNRKFAAAQASGLTPVLCVGETLEEREAGKTLEVVGRQLSSIIDEFGVKAFANAVIAYEPVWAIGTGLTASPQQAQDVHAAIRKQLAAENAEVAENVQLLYGGSVKAANAAELFGMPDIDGGLIGGASLNADEFGAICRAAGN; from the coding sequence ATGCGTCGCCCCATGGTAGCTGGTAACTGGAAGATGCACGGTACCCGCGCCAGCGTCGCTGAGCTGACCCAGGGCTTGAGCAATCTGTCCCTGCCGAGCGGTGTAGAAGTTGCGGTTTTTCCTCCCGCCTTGTTCATCAGTCACGTGATTGATGGGTTGGCTGGTAAAGGAATTATCGTTGGGGCACAGAATTCTGCTGTACAGTCCGAACAGGGCGCGCTGACCGGCGAAGTTGCACCGAGTCAGTTAGCTGAAGTGGGTTGCAAGTTGGTGCTGGTCGGGCACTCTGAGCGTCGCCAAATCATTGGTGAAAGCGATGAAGTGCTCAACCGCAAGTTTGCAGCCGCTCAGGCAAGTGGTTTAACGCCAGTGCTTTGCGTAGGGGAAACCCTCGAAGAGCGTGAGGCAGGCAAGACGCTCGAAGTTGTAGGGCGTCAACTAAGCAGTATCATCGATGAGTTCGGTGTTAAGGCTTTTGCCAATGCTGTAATCGCCTATGAGCCTGTATGGGCCATTGGTACGGGTTTGACGGCCTCGCCTCAACAGGCTCAGGATGTGCATGCTGCCATCCGTAAGCAGTTGGCGGCAGAGAACGCCGAAGTTGCCGAGAATGTGCAGCTTCTCTACGGCGGCAGCGTGAAGGCGGCCAATGCGGCCGAACTGTTCGGCATGCCGGATATCGATGGGGGGCTCATTGGTGGAGCGTCCCTGAACGCAGACGAATTCGGTGCAATTTGTCGCGCCGCAGGAAACTGA
- the nusA gene encoding transcription termination factor NusA, whose protein sequence is MSKEVLLVVESVSNEKGVPPGVIFEALEVALATATKKRFEDEVDLRVEINRHTGSYETFRRWTVVDEADLDDPAIETWLDKIHETHPEAKVGDVIEEKIESIEFGRIAAQTAKQVIVQKVREAERAQVVDAYRERVGEIISGTVKKVTRDNVIVDLGNNAEALLAREDIIPRETFRVGVRLRALLKEIRTENRGPQLILSRTAPQMLIELFRIEVPEIAEGLIEVMAASRDPGSRAKIAVRSKDKRIDPQGACIGMRGSRVQAVSGELGGERVDIVLWDENPAQFVINAMSPAEVAAIIVDEDAHAMDIAVAEDNLAQAIGRGGQNVRLASQLTGWTLNVMTEKDIQAKQQAETGDILRNFIDELEVDEELAQVLVDEGFTSLEEIAYVPLEEMLNIDGFDEDIVNELRARAKDRLLTKAIATEEKLADAHPAEDLLSLEGMDKDLAAELAVRGVVTREDLAEQSIDDLLDIDGIDEERAGKLIMAARAHWFE, encoded by the coding sequence ATGAGCAAAGAAGTACTGCTGGTTGTTGAATCGGTATCCAACGAAAAGGGTGTACCGCCCGGCGTCATTTTCGAGGCGCTGGAAGTGGCTCTGGCCACTGCAACCAAAAAACGTTTTGAGGACGAAGTCGACCTGCGTGTGGAAATCAACCGCCACACCGGTAGCTACGAGACCTTCCGTCGCTGGACCGTGGTCGACGAAGCCGATCTTGATGATCCGGCGATCGAGACCTGGTTGGACAAGATTCACGAGACCCACCCTGAAGCCAAGGTCGGTGACGTGATCGAAGAGAAGATCGAGTCTATCGAATTCGGTCGCATCGCCGCTCAGACCGCTAAGCAGGTCATCGTGCAGAAGGTCCGCGAGGCCGAGCGTGCGCAAGTGGTCGACGCTTACCGCGAACGTGTTGGCGAGATCATCTCCGGCACCGTGAAGAAGGTCACCCGCGACAACGTCATCGTCGACCTGGGCAACAACGCCGAGGCGTTGCTGGCTCGCGAAGACATCATTCCACGCGAGACTTTCCGGGTTGGCGTGCGCCTGCGTGCGCTGCTCAAGGAAATCCGCACTGAGAACCGCGGTCCGCAGCTGATCCTGTCGCGTACCGCGCCGCAGATGCTGATCGAACTGTTCCGCATCGAAGTGCCGGAAATCGCCGAAGGCCTCATCGAGGTCATGGCCGCTTCCCGTGATCCGGGTTCGCGCGCCAAGATCGCCGTTCGCTCCAAGGACAAACGCATCGACCCGCAAGGCGCCTGCATCGGCATGCGTGGTTCGCGTGTTCAGGCGGTGTCCGGCGAGTTGGGCGGTGAGCGTGTGGATATCGTCCTGTGGGACGAGAACCCCGCGCAATTTGTCATCAACGCCATGTCGCCGGCTGAAGTCGCGGCGATCATCGTTGATGAGGATGCCCACGCCATGGATATCGCCGTGGCCGAGGACAACCTGGCCCAGGCCATCGGTCGTGGTGGTCAGAACGTTCGCCTGGCAAGCCAGCTCACCGGCTGGACCCTGAACGTGATGACCGAGAAGGACATCCAGGCCAAGCAGCAAGCCGAGACTGGCGACATCCTGCGCAACTTCATCGACGAGCTGGAAGTCGACGAAGAGCTCGCCCAGGTGCTGGTCGACGAAGGCTTCACCAGCCTGGAAGAAATTGCCTACGTACCGTTGGAAGAAATGCTCAACATCGATGGCTTCGACGAGGATATCGTCAACGAGCTGCGCGCTCGTGCCAAGGACCGCCTGTTGACCAAAGCCATCGCTACCGAGGAAAAACTGGCAGACGCCCATCCGGCCGAAGACCTGCTCTCGCTTGAGGGTATGGACAAGGACCTGGCGGCCGAACTGGCGGTGCGCGGCGTGGTTACCCGCGAAGACCTGGCCGAGCAGTCGATTGACGACCTGCTCGACATCGACGGCATCGACGAAGAGCGTGCCGGCAAGTTGATCATGGCCGCCCGAGCCCACTGGTTCGAGTAA
- the truB gene encoding tRNA pseudouridine(55) synthase TruB yields MAQVKRIRRNVSGIILLDKPLGFTSNAALQKVRWLLNAEKAGHTGSLDPLATGVLPLCFGEATKFSQYLLDSDKGYETVMQLGQTTNTADAEGEVLQTREVTVGRADIEALLPRFRGPISQIPPMYSALKRDGQPLYKLARAGEVVEREARSVTINRLELLECEGTRARLSVGCSKGTYIRTLVEDIGEALGCGAYVAELRRTQAGPFELAQTVTLEALEQAHAEGGNEALDRFLMPSDSGLQDWPLVHLSEHSAFYWLHGQAVRAPDAPQFGMVRVQDHNGRFIGIGEVSEDGRIAPRRLIRSE; encoded by the coding sequence GTGGCCCAGGTCAAACGAATCCGCCGCAACGTCAGCGGCATCATCCTGCTCGACAAGCCATTGGGGTTCACCTCCAACGCCGCCTTGCAGAAGGTCCGCTGGTTGCTCAATGCCGAGAAGGCCGGCCATACCGGCAGTCTCGATCCCCTGGCCACCGGCGTGTTGCCGCTGTGCTTCGGTGAAGCGACCAAGTTCTCCCAATACCTGCTCGATTCCGATAAAGGTTACGAGACGGTCATGCAGTTGGGGCAGACTACCAATACCGCCGATGCCGAAGGCGAAGTCTTGCAGACTCGCGAGGTGACCGTTGGTCGCGCCGATATCGAGGCCTTGCTGCCACGTTTTCGCGGCCCGATCAGCCAGATCCCGCCGATGTACTCGGCGCTCAAGCGTGACGGTCAACCGTTGTACAAATTGGCCCGTGCAGGAGAGGTAGTGGAGCGCGAGGCGCGTTCTGTTACTATTAACCGCTTGGAGCTGCTCGAGTGCGAAGGCACCCGTGCGCGCCTGTCGGTTGGTTGCAGCAAAGGCACCTATATTCGTACCCTGGTGGAGGATATCGGTGAGGCGCTGGGCTGTGGTGCCTATGTCGCCGAACTGCGTCGAACCCAGGCTGGCCCCTTCGAGTTGGCACAGACCGTGACCCTCGAGGCGCTCGAACAAGCCCATGCCGAAGGTGGCAATGAAGCGCTCGATCGCTTCCTGATGCCGTCCGATAGCGGGTTGCAGGACTGGCCGCTGGTGCATCTATCCGAGCACAGTGCGTTCTACTGGCTGCATGGCCAGGCAGTACGTGCGCCGGATGCGCCGCAGTTCGGCATGGTCCGGGTACAAGATCACAATGGTCGCTTCATCGGTATCGGTGAAGTGAGCGAAGACGGGCGCATTGCGCCGCGTCGCTTGATTCGGTCGGAATGA
- the rpsO gene encoding 30S ribosomal protein S15, producing MALSVEEKAQIVADYQQAAGDTGSPEVQVALLTANINKLQGHFKANGKDHHSRRGLIRMVNQRRKLLDYLKGKDTTRYSALIGRLGLRR from the coding sequence ATGGCCCTCAGCGTTGAAGAAAAAGCTCAAATCGTTGCCGACTATCAGCAAGCCGCCGGCGACACCGGTAGCCCGGAAGTGCAGGTTGCTCTGCTGACCGCCAACATCAACAAACTGCAAGGCCACTTCAAGGCCAACGGTAAAGACCACCACTCGCGTCGTGGCCTGATCCGTATGGTTAACCAGCGTCGTAAGCTGCTGGACTACCTGAAGGGCAAAGACACCACTCGTTACAGCGCCCTGATCGGTCGTCTGGGTCTGCGTCGCTAA
- the secG gene encoding preprotein translocase subunit SecG, with the protein MMETVVVVFHLLAALALVVLVLLQQGKGAEAGASFGAGASNTVFGSQGSATFLSKFTAILAATFFLTALGLGYFAKEQAHQLTQAGLPDPAVLEVKEQKPAVNDDVPVLQEQKSEATNTGDVPPPSQEQK; encoded by the coding sequence ATGATGGAAACAGTCGTAGTTGTTTTTCATCTGTTGGCTGCACTGGCACTGGTAGTGCTGGTATTGCTGCAACAGGGTAAAGGTGCGGAAGCAGGTGCATCTTTCGGCGCAGGTGCTTCTAATACTGTGTTCGGAAGCCAAGGTTCTGCTACCTTCCTGAGTAAATTTACTGCTATACTCGCTGCCACTTTCTTTTTAACTGCACTTGGGTTAGGATACTTCGCGAAAGAGCAAGCTCACCAGCTGACTCAAGCAGGTCTGCCAGATCCAGCAGTTTTGGAAGTTAAAGAGCAGAAGCCGGCAGTAAATGATGATGTACCGGTGCTCCAGGAGCAGAAGAGCGAAGCCACCAACACTGGTGATGTACCTCCTCCGAGCCAAGAGCAGAAGTAA
- the infB gene encoding translation initiation factor IF-2 produces MTQVTVKELAQEVAAPVERLLQQMREAGLPHTDAGQVVTDNEKQALLAHLKSSHKAKVEEPRKITLQRKTTSTLRVAGSKSISVEVRKKKVFVQRSPEEIQAEQNRELEERRAAENAARDKANAEARQRAEEQSRREAPQAAVASKPEAAPAAAPVAAAPAAAQEPVSEEAAVRAAERKKEEARRTENRTRDEDRRGGRGEAPRVSIKVKVKEKEKAPTPRAAPRTTEEESDGFRRGGRGKGKLKKRNAHGFQSPTGPVIRDVTIGETITVSDLANQMSVKGAEVVKFMFKMGTPVTINQVLDQETAQLVAEELGHKVTLVSDTALEDSLAESLKFEGESVPRAPVVTVMGHVDHGKTSLLDYIRRAKVAAGEAGGITQHIGAYHVETDRGMVTFLDTPGHAAFTQMRARGAKATDIVILVVAADDGVMPQTREAVQHAKAAGVPLVVAVNKIDKPGADLDRIRNELSVEGVTSEDWGGDTPFVKVSAKMGTGVDELLEAVLLQAEILELKATPTAPGRGVVVESRLDKGRGPVATILVQDGTLRQGDMVLCGSNYGRVRAMLDENGKPVKEAGPAIPVEILGLDGTPEAGDELSVVADEKKAREVALFRQGKYREVKLARAHAGKLENIFETMGQEEKKTLNIVLKTDVRGSLEALQGSLGGLGNDEVQVRVIGGGVGGITESDANLALASNAVLFGFNVRADAGARKIVEQEGLDMRYYNVIYDIIEDVKKALTGMLGSDVRENILGVAEVRDVFRSPKFGAIAGCMVIEGTVHRNRPIRVLREDVVIFEGELESLRRFKDDAAEVRSGMECGIGVKSYNDVKVGDKIEVFEKVQVARTL; encoded by the coding sequence ATGACGCAAGTCACGGTGAAAGAATTGGCCCAAGAGGTCGCTGCACCGGTTGAGCGCCTGCTGCAGCAGATGCGTGAGGCAGGTCTGCCGCACACCGACGCCGGTCAGGTAGTGACCGACAATGAGAAGCAGGCTTTGCTGGCTCATCTGAAGAGCAGCCACAAGGCAAAAGTGGAAGAGCCGCGCAAGATCACCTTGCAGCGCAAAACCACCAGCACCCTGCGTGTCGCCGGTAGCAAGAGCATCAGCGTAGAAGTACGCAAGAAGAAAGTTTTCGTTCAGCGCAGCCCGGAAGAGATCCAGGCTGAGCAGAACCGCGAGCTGGAAGAGCGCCGCGCCGCTGAAAACGCTGCACGCGACAAGGCTAACGCCGAAGCGCGTCAGCGCGCCGAGGAGCAATCCCGTCGCGAAGCGCCACAAGCCGCTGTTGCCAGCAAGCCTGAGGCCGCGCCTGCCGCTGCCCCGGTGGCTGCTGCCCCAGCTGCGGCCCAGGAGCCTGTGAGCGAAGAAGCCGCAGTCCGCGCAGCCGAGCGCAAGAAAGAAGAAGCGCGTCGCACCGAAAACCGCACCCGCGATGAAGATCGTCGTGGCGGTCGTGGCGAAGCGCCGCGCGTCTCGATCAAGGTCAAGGTCAAGGAGAAAGAAAAAGCTCCGACGCCTCGTGCCGCTCCGCGTACCACCGAAGAAGAAAGCGATGGCTTCCGTCGCGGTGGCCGTGGCAAGGGCAAGCTGAAAAAGCGCAACGCGCATGGCTTCCAGAGCCCGACCGGTCCAGTCATCCGTGACGTGACCATCGGCGAGACCATCACGGTTTCCGACCTGGCCAACCAGATGTCCGTCAAGGGCGCTGAAGTAGTCAAGTTCATGTTCAAGATGGGTACTCCGGTCACCATCAACCAGGTGCTCGATCAGGAGACCGCCCAGCTGGTCGCCGAAGAGCTCGGCCACAAGGTCACCCTGGTCAGCGACACTGCCCTGGAAGATTCCCTGGCCGAATCGCTGAAGTTCGAAGGTGAGAGCGTACCGCGTGCTCCGGTTGTGACCGTCATGGGTCACGTTGACCACGGTAAGACCTCGCTGCTCGACTACATCCGTCGTGCCAAGGTTGCCGCTGGCGAAGCCGGTGGTATCACCCAGCACATCGGTGCTTACCACGTCGAAACCGACCGCGGTATGGTCACCTTCCTCGACACCCCAGGTCACGCTGCGTTTACCCAGATGCGTGCCCGTGGTGCCAAGGCGACCGACATCGTCATCCTGGTGGTGGCGGCGGACGACGGCGTGATGCCGCAAACCCGCGAAGCCGTTCAGCATGCCAAGGCAGCTGGCGTTCCGCTGGTCGTTGCAGTGAACAAGATCGACAAGCCGGGTGCCGACCTCGATCGCATTCGTAACGAGCTGTCCGTCGAAGGCGTGACCTCCGAGGACTGGGGTGGTGACACTCCATTCGTCAAGGTTTCGGCGAAGATGGGTACCGGTGTCGACGAGCTGCTCGAAGCCGTACTGCTGCAGGCCGAGATCCTCGAGCTCAAGGCCACCCCAACCGCGCCTGGTCGTGGTGTCGTGGTCGAATCGCGCCTGGACAAGGGCCGCGGCCCAGTTGCCACCATCCTGGTTCAGGACGGTACGCTGCGTCAGGGCGACATGGTCCTGTGCGGTTCGAACTATGGCCGCGTTCGCGCCATGCTCGACGAGAACGGCAAGCCTGTGAAAGAAGCCGGTCCGGCCATTCCAGTCGAGATCCTCGGCCTGGACGGCACGCCGGAAGCCGGTGACGAGCTGTCGGTAGTGGCTGACGAGAAGAAGGCCCGTGAGGTCGCTCTGTTCCGTCAAGGCAAGTACCGTGAGGTCAAGCTGGCCCGCGCTCACGCTGGCAAGCTGGAAAACATCTTCGAGACCATGGGTCAAGAAGAGAAGAAGACCCTCAACATCGTCCTCAAGACCGATGTTCGTGGTTCTCTCGAAGCGCTGCAGGGCTCGCTCGGCGGCCTGGGCAACGACGAAGTGCAGGTGCGCGTGATTGGTGGTGGCGTCGGTGGTATCACCGAGAGCGACGCCAACCTGGCCCTGGCGTCCAACGCGGTGCTGTTCGGCTTCAACGTGCGTGCCGATGCCGGTGCCCGCAAGATCGTCGAGCAGGAAGGTCTGGATATGCGTTACTACAACGTGATCTACGACATCATCGAAGACGTCAAGAAAGCCCTGACCGGCATGCTCGGCAGCGATGTTCGCGAGAACATCCTGGGCGTCGCCGAAGTGCGTGACGTGTTCCGTTCGCCGAAGTTCGGCGCCATCGCTGGCTGTATGGTCATCGAGGGTACCGTTCACCGCAACCGTCCGATCCGCGTACTGCGCGAGGACGTGGTGATCTTCGAAGGCGAGCTGGAATCGCTGCGTCGCTTCAAGGACGACGCGGCCGAAGTCCGCTCGGGCATGGAGTGCGGTATTGGCGTCAAGAGCTACAACGACGTCAAGGTCGGCGACAAGATCGAAGTCTTCGAGAAAGTCCAGGTGGCTCGTACCCTGTAA
- the glmM gene encoding phosphoglucosamine mutase, producing MSRKYFGTDGIRGRVGEYPITPDFMLKLGWAAGMAFRKQGACRVLVGKDTRISGYMFESALEAGLSAAGADVMLLGPMPTPAIAYLTRTFHAEAGIVISASHNPHDDNGIKFFSGQGTKLPDEVEMMIEELLDQPMNVVESSKLGKVSRINDAAGRYIEFCKSSVPSSTSFEGLKLVIDCAHGATYKVAPSVFRELGADVTVLHAQPDGLNINLNCGSTHIESLQAAVLVGHADLGIAFDGDGDRVLMVDHTGAIVDGDELLFIIARDLQERDKLQGGVVGTLMSNLGLELAFKELDIPFVRAKVGDRYVMAELIEREWILGGENSGHVVCCNHTSTGDAIIAALQVLMALKRRGENLAQARQAVRKCPQVLINVRYGAGADDPLENPAVKEASAKATEAMAGRGRVLLRKSGTEPLVRVMVEGDDEHQVRGHAEALAKLVAEVCA from the coding sequence ATGAGCAGAAAATACTTTGGTACCGATGGTATCCGTGGCCGCGTTGGCGAATATCCGATTACTCCGGACTTCATGCTCAAGCTGGGCTGGGCGGCAGGCATGGCCTTCCGCAAGCAGGGTGCTTGCCGGGTGTTGGTGGGCAAGGACACGCGGATTTCTGGCTACATGTTCGAATCTGCGCTGGAGGCCGGTTTGTCCGCGGCCGGTGCCGATGTGATGTTGCTCGGGCCGATGCCAACTCCGGCGATCGCCTACCTGACTCGCACCTTCCACGCCGAGGCGGGGATCGTTATCAGTGCTTCGCACAATCCTCATGATGACAACGGTATCAAGTTCTTCTCCGGTCAGGGCACCAAGTTGCCCGACGAAGTCGAGATGATGATCGAGGAGCTCCTCGACCAGCCGATGAATGTGGTCGAATCGAGCAAGCTGGGCAAAGTTTCCCGGATCAACGATGCCGCGGGTCGCTACATCGAGTTCTGCAAGAGCAGCGTCCCGAGCAGCACCAGCTTCGAAGGTCTGAAGCTGGTGATCGATTGTGCTCACGGTGCTACCTACAAAGTCGCGCCAAGCGTGTTCCGCGAGTTGGGCGCCGATGTCACGGTGCTGCACGCACAGCCCGATGGCCTGAACATCAACCTGAACTGTGGCTCGACCCATATCGAGTCGCTGCAGGCTGCGGTGTTGGTCGGTCATGCCGATTTGGGCATCGCCTTCGATGGTGATGGCGATCGGGTGCTGATGGTTGACCATACCGGCGCTATCGTCGACGGCGACGAACTGCTGTTCATCATCGCCAGGGACCTGCAGGAACGCGACAAGCTGCAGGGTGGGGTGGTGGGTACCCTGATGAGCAACTTGGGCCTGGAACTGGCCTTCAAGGAGCTTGATATCCCCTTCGTGCGCGCCAAGGTTGGCGACCGCTACGTGATGGCCGAGCTGATCGAGCGTGAGTGGATCCTCGGTGGGGAAAACTCCGGGCACGTGGTGTGCTGTAACCACACCAGCACCGGTGATGCGATCATTGCCGCGCTGCAGGTGCTGATGGCGCTCAAGCGTCGTGGCGAGAACCTCGCCCAGGCGCGTCAGGCGGTGCGCAAGTGCCCTCAGGTGCTGATCAATGTGCGCTATGGTGCCGGTGCCGACGATCCGTTGGAAAACCCTGCGGTGAAAGAAGCCAGTGCCAAGGCTACCGAGGCGATGGCCGGTCGCGGCCGGGTGCTGCTGCGCAAGTCCGGCACCGAGCCGCTGGTGCGGGTGATGGTCGAAGGCGATGATGAACATCAGGTCCGTGGCCATGCCGAAGCCTTGGCTAAGCTGGTTGCCGAAGTTTGTGCGTGA
- the rbfA gene encoding 30S ribosome-binding factor RbfA, whose protein sequence is MAKEYSRTQRIGDQMQRELAELIRREVKDPRVGLVTITAVDVSRDLGHAKVFITVMGQEDAPDAIKQSVKALNSAASFLRLHLGRSMQLRSVPQLHFHFDESVSRGVHLSALIERAVAEDRLHQGSNEPDTKE, encoded by the coding sequence ATGGCAAAAGAATATAGCCGTACCCAACGCATTGGCGATCAGATGCAGCGTGAGCTGGCCGAGCTGATCCGCCGTGAAGTCAAAGACCCGCGCGTCGGCCTGGTGACCATCACCGCCGTCGACGTCAGCCGTGACCTGGGCCATGCCAAGGTGTTCATCACGGTCATGGGCCAGGAAGATGCCCCCGACGCGATCAAGCAGTCGGTCAAGGCGCTGAACAGCGCCGCCAGCTTCCTGCGCCTGCACCTGGGGCGCTCGATGCAACTGCGCAGCGTGCCGCAACTGCATTTCCATTTCGATGAAAGCGTCAGCCGCGGTGTGCACCTGTCGGCACTGATCGAGCGTGCAGTGGCTGAAGACCGTCTGCATCAGGGTTCCAACGAGCCGGACACCAAGGAGTAA
- the folP gene encoding dihydropteroate synthase translates to MTSQLYPTRLPCGNRVLDLSRTHVMGILNITPDSFSDGGRFSQRDEALRHAEAMVAAGATLIDIGGESTRPGARAVSVTEELERVAPMVEAINSRLDVVISVDTSTPAVMRESARLGAGLINDVRALERDGALDAAAATGLPVCLMHMRGDPDNMQDNPHYDDVTVDVTRYLEQRMAACVAAGISAEQIVLDPGFGFAKTLEHNLSLFKHMEALYRLGRPLLVGVSRKSMIGLTLDRPVGERLYGSLALAALAMTKGASILRVHDVAETVDVVRMIAAVQNAE, encoded by the coding sequence ATGACCTCACAGCTGTACCCGACCCGGTTGCCTTGCGGCAACCGGGTTCTTGATTTGTCCCGTACCCATGTCATGGGTATTCTCAATATCACCCCTGATTCCTTCTCCGACGGTGGCCGTTTCAGCCAGCGCGATGAAGCCCTGCGCCATGCCGAAGCCATGGTCGCGGCAGGTGCCACCTTGATCGACATCGGCGGCGAGTCCACTCGTCCAGGTGCCCGGGCAGTGTCTGTCACCGAGGAGCTCGAGCGCGTGGCGCCGATGGTCGAGGCGATCAACAGTCGCCTGGATGTGGTTATCTCGGTCGATACCTCTACCCCAGCAGTGATGCGCGAGTCGGCCCGTCTGGGCGCTGGCCTGATCAACGACGTGCGCGCGCTGGAGCGCGATGGTGCGTTGGACGCCGCCGCGGCGACCGGCTTGCCGGTGTGCTTGATGCACATGCGCGGTGACCCGGATAACATGCAGGACAACCCCCACTACGACGATGTCACCGTCGACGTGACGCGCTATCTTGAACAGCGTATGGCGGCCTGCGTGGCGGCCGGAATCAGCGCCGAGCAGATCGTCCTCGACCCGGGCTTTGGTTTTGCCAAGACCCTCGAGCACAACCTGAGTCTGTTCAAGCACATGGAGGCGCTCTATCGCCTCGGTCGCCCGCTGTTGGTGGGCGTATCGCGCAAGAGCATGATCGGCCTGACCCTGGATCGTCCGGTCGGTGAGCGGTTGTATGGCAGCTTGGCCCTGGCAGCCCTGGCCATGACCAAGGGTGCAAGCATCCTGCGTGTGCACGATGTGGCTGAGACAGTCGATGTGGTGCGCATGATCGCCGCCGTGCAGAACGCCGAATAA